A segment of the Nitrospina gracilis 3/211 genome:
CCTGCTGGAGGACAAGGATGAAGCGCTGGGTACCGAAAAGACCGTGGTGGCGCAAAATCCCGTCACCGAAACGCCTGCGAACGAAGGCGTGAACCCGGGATTCGACAGCATCGACCAGAAAACGGACATGGAGGAAATGAAGGTCGATATCCAGATACTGCAAAGCCAGCAGGAGGCTCTCATCCAGCGCGTGAAGGAATTACAGACCGTGATCCAGGATATGGAGCCACGGCTCACAGCCACCCAGGAACGGCTGGAGACCAACCTCAATATGACCGCACAACAGACGGTAGGTCTGGCTCCTGCCATTGAGACCTTGAAGCAGCAGATTGACGCCCTGGCGATGGAAATCCAATCGATGAAAGATGCGGGCCCCATGACGCAGGCCAAGCTCACTCCTCGCAAGGGCCCGGCCACCATGAAGAAAGCCACCGCCTATAAGATTCCGCAGGAATACACGCAGGCGCTCAACGCTTATCGCAATGGCCAGTACGACGAATCGATCATGATGTTTCAGGAATATCGCCTGAAGAGCCCACCCGCCGACCTGCAGGACAATATCATTTTCTGGCTGGGTAACAATTATTACCAGCTGGGCCGCTTTGACGAGGCCATTTCACACTTTGAGATGGTGCTCAACCAATATCCGCAGGGCAACAAAGTTCATGACAGCCGTTTTATGATGGGGGTCACCCTGCACAAGATGGGCGATACGGGCCGTGCTCTCGATACGCTGGAAAAAGCATTGCAGATGAACCCGCCTTCCGAGGTACGGGATAAAATTGAGCGGCATTTGATGGAAATCAAATGAGTTCCGTTTCAATTACGGTCGTGCCAAACCCGTTAATATCCAAGAGAGGGGAACGGCGCCGCGTCAGAATTTGCTGTTGAAGCGGTCTTGCTTTTAAGCTATTCTTTCGATTGTTCCGGCGTGGTTGCAGTTCGAAGTCCCAATCATTCCGGCATATCCGATGGCCCCGGGGTTAAAGACTCCGGACCCCTTCTCGCGGGGTTCGGCAACTCCACTGCACCTTTCAGGCAACGACCACCCCGGCCGGGTCACCGAGCAGATCCAGACATTCTGTTATTCCAAGAGGGTTTTCAGGACTATTCCATTGAGGAGATGGGCGTCCGGGCTCCTTTTGTTTTGAGTGCTGAAGGACGGATTTCATTCCTTTTATTGGGATCGACAGCCTCCGGTATGCAAGGTATTCAGGGAATCCTCGTTTGAAATGGGTGGACACATGTCAGCGAAGCCGAGGGTTGTTGCGGTCATTCCGGCCCGCTGGGCTTCCACCCGGTTTCCCGGCAAACCTCTGGCACCGCTTTCTGGACGCCCCATGATCCAGTGGGTTGTGGAACGCGCCCGGTTGGCTCCCTCCATAAATGATGTCATTGTGGCCACCGACGATGAACGCATTGTCAAGGCGGTTGAGGAATTTGGAGGCAACGCAGTCATGACCTCTGTTGATCATCCCTCCGGGTCAGACCGTATTGCCGAGGTGGTTTCAAAGCGTTCCTGCGACGTTGTGGTGAACGTGCAGGGTGACGAGCCCCTCATCCCACCGGAGGACATCGAACAGGTGGTTCAGATATTAATACAAGACAAACAGGCGGCTGTCGCAACCTTGATGTCAGCCATTGATAATTATGAAGACGTGTTTGATCCCAACGTGGTGAAGGTGGTGACAGGCGGGGATGGTCGTGCCCTTTATTTTTCCCGTTCGCCGGTTCCGTATTTACGGGATTCCTGGCAAAATCCCTCCCCTGACCGGGTGAAAGACCAGCCGGTTCCTGAACGCACGTGGTTCCGGCACATTGGCCTGTATGCATACCGCCGTGATTTTCTCCTGCAATACACACGAATGGCTCCCACCCCGCTGGAACAGCGTGAGAAGCTGGAACAATTAAGAATATTGGAGAACGGGTATTGTATAAAGGTGGGGAGACTGACCGGGTTTCTATGGGTGTGGATTGCGAGGAGGATCTGGTTAAAGTGGAAAACTGGATCAAAGTTCAGGAACAGGAAGGATTGGAACCGCAACAGGGGAGACGCTCTTGAAGAAAAAATCGAACGGCAAAAAAACGAAATACATATTTGTGACCGGGGGCGTGTTGTCTTCCCTGGGCAAGGGCATCGCCGCCGCAAGCATCGGCAGTCTGCTGGAGTGCTGCGGTTATACCATTACCCTGCTGAAACTTGATCCCTACATCAATGTCGATCCCGGCACCATGAATCCGTTCCAGCACGGCGAGGTGTTCGTAACCCACGACGGAGCGGAAACCGACCTGGATCTCGGTCACTATGAACGCTTCACCCACGCCCGCATGACGCGGTTCAACAATGTCACCGCCGGCCGCATTTATAATGACGTCATTCAGAAAGAACGCCGTGGCGAATATTTGGGGACAACGGTTCAGGTGATCCCTCATATTACCGATGAAATCAAAAGCCGCATCCGCGCGGTGAGCGAGGATGTGGACGTGGTCATTTGCGAAATCGGCGGTACGGTGGGCGACATCGAAAGCCTCCCCTTCCTGGAGGCCATTCGACAGTTCCGGTTCGACCAGAGCCCGCGCCATGTCATCTACGTCCACCTTACCCTGCTTCCTTATGTGAAAACCGCGGATGAGCTTAAAACCAAACCGACCCAGCACAGCGTGCAGAAGTTGAGGGAAATCGGTATCCAGCCGGATATCCTGTTGTGCCGGACCGAACGTCAGCTCACTGAAGATGTAAAAAAGAAAATCGCATTGTTCTGCAACCTGGAGGTGGAAGCGGTGGTCCCGGCGATGGACGCGGAATCCATTTACCAGGTGCCGCTCAATTTTCACAAGGAGGGGTTGGATAACATCGTGCTCGAAAAGCTGGGGCTCTCAGTGCATGAGCCGGACCTCAAGGAATGGCAGGTGATCAATGAATACCTTCAGAAGCCGGAAGGAGAGGTCATTATTGGCATCGTTGGAAAATACGTCGATCTCAAGGAATCGTATAAAAGTTTGATCGAAGCCCTAGTTCACGCCGGAGTCAGCAACCGCGTGCGCATCCGCATGAAATGGGTGTCGGCAGAAGACCTGGAAGTCGAAGGTGGCGGGGAACACCTGCGGGAGTGCGACGGCATTCTGGTTCCCGGTGGTTTCGGGGATCGGGGCTTCGAGGGCAAGGTGCAGTCGGCCCGGTTTGCACGTGAAAACAAAATCCCTTATTTCGGTATCTGCCTCGGAATGCATTCGGCGGTGGTCGAGTTCGCACGCAGCGTGGCGAGGCTTGAAAACGCGAACAGTGCGGAGTTCGTTCCAGAAACCCCTCATCCCATAATTGACCTCATGCCGGACCAGGAGTTGAACGGTGATAAAGGTGGAACCATGCGGCTGGGAGAATATCCCTGCCAACTTCGCAAGGGATCATTTGCTTTTAAAGCTTACGGCAAGCGGGAAATTTCGGAACGTCACCGCCACCGTTACGAGTTCAACAACAAATACCGGTTTCAACTGGAAGAGGCGGGTATGCGCATCAGCGGTATTTCCCCCAACGGCAACCTGGTGGAGATCATAGAACTCAACGATCACCCGTGGTTCCTCGCTGGCCAGTTTCACCCCGAGTTCAAATCCTCCCCCCGCGAACCACATCCGCTGTTCAACGAGTTTATTGCACAGGCACTCAAACGGCGGAAATCCCGTCAATCGTGATCGAGTGGAACGCTCAGCACCACCCCGCCCATCACGTCATACAGTTTGAAATCATGCTTCGGGCTGTGGGGGTGGGCATTGTGGCACTCCACACAGGAAGGCGAAACGGCCAGGTCCGGGTACACTGCCTGAAAGTACTTTTGGTCGCCCACGTGGGTGGTGCGGATGTATGGCCGTAACGGGTAGGAGGCGACGGATTCGAGTCCCGCCCGTTCAAATCTGTTGGCCGCCCCGTTTTGCGGATTGATTGGCCACAGGCTGATCAACCTGTAATCCACCCCCAGCCGCAAATTACGGATGAGATCCGACGCGTTCAGCATGAATTGGGCTGGAAGCAGCAGGGTGTTTTCCTCCCACCAGTTTTCGGATGCGTAGATCACATTTTCCTTCTGCAGGTGGTTCACCACGTGCCGGGCGTACACCGTACGGTCCGCCTCCAGAATGGCATGGATGTAATCGGTCACCACCTCCGGCGGAACGTGATAGATCTTTTCATTGTTTTCGCCCAGCGTCTGGTCAATTGGAAAGGCCAGCAGGATGCCCCCCACCACGTCGTTCAGCTTGAAGTCGCGCTTGGAGCTTTTCGGGTGACTGTTGTGACAACTGACACACCTTTTTGCGACGGCTTTATCCGGATAGACCGCATTGAAAATGAGCTTGTTGTCTGTCTGCTGGAGCCAGGTGTAGGGCTCGTCCGGGTTTTTGAAAACTTCCTCTAACCCTTTTTTCTCCTGGTGGTTTCTTGGTTTGTTTTTGGGATTGATGGGCCAGAGGCTCATCAATCGGAAATCCAATCCCACGTTTTTGGAGCGCACTCGTTCCGATGCCATCAGGAGAAACTGGGCGGGGAGGGGCAGCGTTTTATCTTTTTGCCAGTTTTCCGTGGAATCCAGATTGACCGTTTCCTTCAAACGGTCCACCAGGTACTGGGAATAAATGGTCCGGTCTGCTTCAATGACACCATGGATGAAATAAGCGGCTTTTTCAGGGGAGATGCCAAGAGGCGTTTTGAGAACCACTGCGGAAGAATTTGGGAGTGGAAGGGCGGTGAGCACCCCCAACAGCAAGAGAAAAAAAGAATTCGTACCCGCATGCGCATGGAACCACCTCCTTAAGAGGAAGGGTAACTTGCCGTGAATTTATATCTCAATTATGACTGGAATCGAAGGGAATGAAAAGACCAATTTTGGCGGGTCAGAATTCACTCATGCATTTGATCACGTCGACCTTGCCGATCACGCCGACCAGCTTTCCTCCCTCGACAACCGGGAGTGTGTGGATGTCGTGGTTGGCCATTAGGGTGGCCACCTCATTCATATCGGTATCGGGCTCCACGGTAAGTACATTCTGCTGAAATATGTCCTCCACCCGGGTGCCGGTGAATCGCTTGACCTCTTTTTCAAATTTTTCATCACTTTCCAGGTAGATGACTGCGTCGAAAAGCGCGATGACGGTTGGTATGTGAAGGTTTTTGTTCTGCTCGATGAGGTCTTTTTCGGTGACCACACCGATCAAAACGCTGTCGTCGTCAACCACCGGAAATCCGTTGACCCGGTGTTCAAGGAACAGGTTGGACAATTCGCGGAGGGTCAGGTCTTTTTTCACAGTCACCACCTTGCGGGTCATGACGTCGCGGGCTTTCAGCATTTTCCACCTCCGGTCAACGAAATCGGGTTCACAGGTTTGGTGTGGTGTGGCGGGATTCGACTTCAGCCGTTCCCGGTTTCAGTCGCCTGAATGCATCCAGCAACGTCAGGTATGCATCGTTTACCCGGTCCACCAGTGTGAACGGAATTTCTTTATGCACTTTATATAATACATACGTTGTGAAGAAAAATAAAACGATGTTGGGTATCCAGACGGAAAGCAGTGCAGGGATTTCACCACCCTTTCCAAGATTCTGACCGGATATGAGGCCGACGTAATAAATCAGGATGATCGCCACGGCAACGACGAATCCGCCGGACTTGCCGGACCGGCTGGATTTGAGGCCCAAGGGACCCCCGATCAAGCCGAACAGGAGGCAGGTGAAGGGGATTGAAAATTTTTTACTCAGTTCCACTTCTTCAAAATGAGTGGGTTGCCCCGCTTTTTTCTTTTCCTGGATCAATTGCCACAGGTCGGCGACGGATTTGTCCTTGTGTTTGAAAATTCCGCTCTCCCGCATTTTGCCCGCAGTC
Coding sequences within it:
- a CDS encoding CTP synthase, with protein sequence MKKKSNGKKTKYIFVTGGVLSSLGKGIAAASIGSLLECCGYTITLLKLDPYINVDPGTMNPFQHGEVFVTHDGAETDLDLGHYERFTHARMTRFNNVTAGRIYNDVIQKERRGEYLGTTVQVIPHITDEIKSRIRAVSEDVDVVICEIGGTVGDIESLPFLEAIRQFRFDQSPRHVIYVHLTLLPYVKTADELKTKPTQHSVQKLREIGIQPDILLCRTERQLTEDVKKKIALFCNLEVEAVVPAMDAESIYQVPLNFHKEGLDNIVLEKLGLSVHEPDLKEWQVINEYLQKPEGEVIIGIVGKYVDLKESYKSLIEALVHAGVSNRVRIRMKWVSAEDLEVEGGGEHLRECDGILVPGGFGDRGFEGKVQSARFARENKIPYFGICLGMHSAVVEFARSVARLENANSAEFVPETPHPIIDLMPDQELNGDKGGTMRLGEYPCQLRKGSFAFKAYGKREISERHRHRYEFNNKYRFQLEEAGMRISGISPNGNLVEIIELNDHPWFLAGQFHPEFKSSPREPHPLFNEFIAQALKRRKSRQS
- a CDS encoding tetratricopeptide repeat protein produces the protein MPDTLTTPRLIGSFALAAVVFLTGCQSMPWNQKTEDELALEQEFEQDLGGTLEDSSAVNKKEDQLFPDSGSNESTLSQEEEDFFGKSTGTQEVSGQTPVESPQTETASNEGFGGFFGEDSTQPQEDNLEDYLLEDKDEALGTEKTVVAQNPVTETPANEGVNPGFDSIDQKTDMEEMKVDIQILQSQQEALIQRVKELQTVIQDMEPRLTATQERLETNLNMTAQQTVGLAPAIETLKQQIDALAMEIQSMKDAGPMTQAKLTPRKGPATMKKATAYKIPQEYTQALNAYRNGQYDESIMMFQEYRLKSPPADLQDNIIFWLGNNYYQLGRFDEAISHFEMVLNQYPQGNKVHDSRFMMGVTLHKMGDTGRALDTLEKALQMNPPSEVRDKIERHLMEIK
- a CDS encoding Tll0287-like domain-containing protein; the protein is MVLKTPLGISPEKAAYFIHGVIEADRTIYSQYLVDRLKETVNLDSTENWQKDKTLPLPAQFLLMASERVRSKNVGLDFRLMSLWPINPKNKPRNHQEKKGLEEVFKNPDEPYTWLQQTDNKLIFNAVYPDKAVAKRCVSCHNSHPKSSKRDFKLNDVVGGILLAFPIDQTLGENNEKIYHVPPEVVTDYIHAILEADRTVYARHVVNHLQKENVIYASENWWEENTLLLPAQFMLNASDLIRNLRLGVDYRLISLWPINPQNGAANRFERAGLESVASYPLRPYIRTTHVGDQKYFQAVYPDLAVSPSCVECHNAHPHSPKHDFKLYDVMGGVVLSVPLDHD
- a CDS encoding CBS domain-containing protein, translating into MLKARDVMTRKVVTVKKDLTLRELSNLFLEHRVNGFPVVDDDSVLIGVVTEKDLIEQNKNLHIPTVIALFDAVIYLESDEKFEKEVKRFTGTRVEDIFQQNVLTVEPDTDMNEVATLMANHDIHTLPVVEGGKLVGVIGKVDVIKCMSEF